The proteins below come from a single Eucalyptus grandis isolate ANBG69807.140 chromosome 3, ASM1654582v1, whole genome shotgun sequence genomic window:
- the LOC120291195 gene encoding wall-associated receptor kinase 5-like, whose translation MDIMLVSVSISFLLVLLGVSWLYWGLRERKISRRREKFFLENGGRLMLQKILSEHEGSIESARIFTDEELKKATDHYHESRILGRGGHGTVYRGILADNTVVAIKKAKILDRSQVEEFINELIILSQINHRNVVKLIGCCFETEVPLLVYEFVTNGTLSDHIHKCGHESTLSWRARLRIAGETAGALSYLHSDASAQILHRDIKSTNILLDENYTAKVADFGASRLVPLDGTQLTTLVQGTLGYLDPEYLRSSQLTEKSDVYSFGVVLAELLTGLRALSFERAENERNLSLYFASAIKGGRLFEIINPMVLNEGNPEEIMKVAMLANQCLTVKGEDRPTMKEVAMELEGLMRVMDRHPWLNRSSDLEEAEHFLGERSSKCDGILRSNASGNDDSIRNQVPFEIESGR comes from the exons ATGGACATCATGCTAGTCA GCGTGAGCATAAGCTTCCTGCTGGTTCTTTTGGGTGTTTCCTGGTTATATTGGGGGCttcgagaaagaaaaatcagcaGACGGAGAGAGAAGTTCTTCCTAGAAAATGGGGGCCGCCTTATGTTGCAGAAAATTCTTTCTGAGCACGAAGGCTCCATTGAATCGGCGAGAATATTCACCGATGAAGAGCTCAAGAAGGCCACGGACCACTACCATGAAAGCCGAATCCTAGGCCGGGGAGGCCACGGAACTGTATACCGAGGGATCTTAGCGGACAACACGGTTGTCGCCATCAAGAAGGCCAAGATTTTGGACCGAAGTCAGGTTGAAGAATTCATCAACGAGCTGATCATCCTCTCCCAAATTAATCACCGCAATGTGGTTAAGCTAATCGGTTGTTGCTTCGAGACGGAGGTCCCGTTATTAGTCTACGAGTTTGTGACCAATGGCACCCTTTCTGACCACATACACAAGTGCGGCCACGAGTCCACATTATCCTGGAGGGCTCGTCTGCGCATTGCAGGGGAGACCGCAGGTGCGCTTTCGTACTTGCACTCCGATGCATCCGCTCAGATTTTGCACAGAGACATAAAGAGCACAAACATATTGTTGGATGAAAACTACACTGCAAAGGTCGCTGATTTTGGAGCCTCCAGGCTAGTCCCCCTCGACGGCACACAACTGACCACGCTGGTTCAAGGCACGCTTGGGTACTTGGATCCCGAGTACCTCCGCTCGAGCCAGTTGACTGAGAAGAGCGATGTCTATAGCTTCGGGGTTGTGTTGGCTGAGTTGCTGACCGGACTGAGGGCCTTGTCCTTTGAGCGGGCTGAGAATGAGAGGAACTTGTCcttatattttgcttctgcaaTAAAGGGCGGGAGGCTGTTCGAAATCATCAACCCGATGGTGCTGAACGAGGGGAACCCGGAAGAGATTATGAAAGTTGCGATGCTGGCAAACCAATGCCTGACAGTGAAAGGCGAAGATCGGCCAACCATGAAGGAAGTGGCAATGGAATTGGAGGGACTGATGAGGGTGATGGACAGGCATCCATGGTTGAATCGGAGCAGTGACCTTGAAGAAGCTGAGCATTTCCTTGGTGAGAGATCAAGCAAATGTGATGGCATCCTCAGAAGCAATGCATCAGGAAATGATGATAGCATACGAAACCAAGTGCCCTTCGAAATTGAAAGTGGAAGATGA